One stretch of Lysobacter sp. TY2-98 DNA includes these proteins:
- a CDS encoding error-prone DNA polymerase translates to MVRVMRAANDDAPPDYAELHCLSDFSFQRGASTANELFARAKEQGYTALAITDECTLAGAVRALMAAEKFELPLIVGSEMRVEDGPRCVLLVESKAGYTALCGLITDARRRAEKGEYRLLASDFDRPLEGLLALWLPGDTPDLEQGRWLRERFPSRCWMAVELHCGPNDSGRLRTLRDAARALGLRCVASGDVHMHVRARRELQDVMTAIRLRTSLKEAGYALFPNGERHLRSRAILSAIYPPDMLDETLAIAARCTFHLKRDLVYEYPRELVPSWHTPATWLRQLVKIGIRRRWKEVPPAEGHRRLTEKLIEKELELIEKLEFEKFFLTVHDVVRFARVNKILCQGRGSAANSAVCYALGITELRPGQSNMLFERFISENRKNEPPDIDVDFEHERREEVLQYVFNYYGRRRAALATVVISYRGRSAVRDVGRALGLPEDQAGELAKTLDRWSNDAPLPGYLRENGFDPDTLLMRKLVELTSELVGMPRHLSQHPGGFLISEHDLSTIVPVENAAMDDRTVVQWDKDDIEYMGMLKVDCLALGMLTCIRKTLDLLRDSGRRDISMAHIARCDHRSDEGAKVFEMIQAADSIGVFQIESRAQMTMAPRLKPSTFYDLVIQIAIVRPGPIQGDMVQPYLRRKKGVEAVTYEKDELRPILERTLGVPLFQEQVMQIAITAAGYSPADADQLRRSMAAWKRSGKMEEHRLKLTEGLLRNGYDEAFAARIFEQIKGFGSYGFPESHAASFALLCWQSAWLKCHEPTAFAAGLLNSQPMGFYSPSQIVQDLRRHGIDVRPVDIRFSDWDCTLEFRGAPDERTQPPALRLGMRLIDGFNEAGGHRVVAARNERAFTDAADLCKRAVLNARERNVLADAGALRGLLGHRHKARWLMAGVESKTPLLDETVTAQEGRVALPLPSVEEEIRTDYATLGLTLGRHPLSLLRGALAKRGLRRSRELKALPNDTKVAFAGIVTLRQRPGTASGVTFLTLEDEDGLTNIVVWKRIADRDRRALLGSRLLLVRGHMEAGDGVQHLIAHRLENLDHLLGALSTSSRDFH, encoded by the coding sequence ATGGTTCGCGTGATGCGCGCGGCCAACGACGACGCGCCACCGGACTACGCCGAGCTGCACTGCCTGTCGGACTTCAGCTTCCAGCGAGGCGCATCGACGGCGAACGAACTGTTCGCGCGGGCGAAGGAGCAGGGCTACACCGCCCTCGCGATCACCGATGAGTGCACGCTCGCCGGCGCCGTGCGTGCGCTCATGGCGGCGGAGAAATTCGAGCTGCCGCTGATCGTCGGCAGCGAGATGCGTGTCGAGGACGGCCCGCGCTGCGTACTGCTGGTCGAGTCGAAGGCCGGCTATACCGCCTTGTGCGGTCTCATCACCGATGCGCGCCGCCGCGCCGAAAAAGGCGAGTATCGATTGCTTGCGAGCGATTTCGACCGTCCGCTCGAAGGCCTGCTCGCGCTGTGGTTGCCCGGCGACACGCCGGACCTCGAGCAGGGACGCTGGTTGCGCGAACGCTTTCCGTCGCGCTGCTGGATGGCGGTCGAGCTGCACTGCGGGCCGAACGATTCCGGCCGCCTGCGCACCCTGCGCGATGCGGCGCGCGCGCTGGGCCTGCGTTGCGTGGCCAGCGGTGACGTCCACATGCACGTGCGTGCGCGACGCGAGCTGCAGGATGTGATGACGGCGATCCGCTTGCGCACGTCACTGAAGGAGGCGGGCTATGCGTTGTTTCCCAATGGCGAACGCCATCTGCGCAGTCGCGCGATCCTGTCGGCGATCTATCCGCCCGACATGCTCGACGAGACGCTGGCGATCGCCGCGCGTTGCACGTTCCATCTCAAGCGCGACCTAGTCTACGAGTATCCCCGCGAACTCGTGCCGTCGTGGCATACACCGGCGACGTGGCTGCGGCAGCTGGTGAAGATCGGCATCCGCCGGCGCTGGAAGGAAGTGCCGCCGGCGGAAGGGCATCGGCGCCTCACCGAAAAGCTGATCGAGAAGGAACTCGAGCTGATCGAGAAGCTCGAGTTCGAAAAGTTCTTCCTCACCGTGCACGACGTGGTGCGGTTCGCGCGCGTCAACAAGATCCTGTGCCAGGGGCGCGGGTCTGCCGCCAATTCCGCGGTCTGCTACGCGCTCGGCATCACCGAGCTGCGTCCGGGACAGTCGAACATGCTGTTCGAGCGCTTCATCTCCGAGAACCGCAAGAACGAGCCGCCGGACATCGACGTCGACTTCGAACACGAGCGTCGCGAGGAGGTGCTGCAGTACGTCTTCAACTACTACGGCCGCCGACGTGCCGCGCTGGCGACGGTGGTGATCTCCTACCGCGGGCGCAGTGCGGTGCGCGATGTCGGCCGCGCGCTCGGTCTGCCCGAAGACCAGGCGGGGGAACTGGCGAAGACACTGGACCGCTGGAGCAACGATGCGCCGCTTCCCGGCTATCTGCGCGAGAACGGTTTCGATCCCGACACGCTGCTCATGCGCAAGCTGGTCGAGCTGACCAGTGAGCTGGTCGGCATGCCGCGGCATCTGTCGCAGCACCCGGGCGGGTTCCTGATCTCCGAGCACGATCTTTCCACCATCGTGCCGGTCGAGAACGCAGCGATGGACGATCGCACCGTCGTGCAATGGGACAAGGACGATATCGAGTACATGGGCATGCTCAAGGTCGACTGCCTTGCGCTCGGCATGCTCACCTGCATCCGCAAGACGCTCGATCTGTTGCGTGACAGCGGTCGGCGGGACATCTCGATGGCGCACATCGCGCGTTGCGATCACCGCTCCGACGAAGGCGCGAAGGTGTTCGAGATGATCCAGGCCGCGGACAGCATCGGCGTGTTCCAGATCGAATCGCGGGCGCAGATGACGATGGCGCCGCGCCTTAAGCCATCGACGTTCTACGACCTGGTGATCCAGATCGCGATCGTGCGGCCCGGGCCGATCCAGGGCGACATGGTGCAGCCCTATCTGCGAAGAAAGAAGGGCGTGGAGGCGGTCACCTACGAGAAGGACGAGTTGCGACCGATCCTCGAGCGCACGCTGGGCGTTCCGCTGTTCCAGGAGCAGGTGATGCAGATCGCGATCACCGCCGCGGGCTATTCACCGGCCGACGCCGACCAGTTGCGGCGATCGATGGCGGCGTGGAAACGCAGCGGCAAGATGGAGGAACACCGTCTCAAGCTGACCGAGGGCCTGCTACGCAACGGTTACGACGAAGCGTTCGCCGCACGCATCTTCGAACAGATCAAAGGCTTCGGCAGCTACGGTTTCCCGGAATCGCACGCGGCGAGCTTCGCGCTGCTGTGCTGGCAGAGCGCGTGGCTCAAGTGCCACGAGCCCACAGCATTCGCTGCCGGCCTGCTGAACTCGCAGCCGATGGGCTTCTACTCGCCCAGTCAGATCGTGCAGGACCTGCGTCGTCACGGCATTGACGTGCGACCGGTCGATATCCGCTTCAGCGACTGGGACTGCACGTTGGAATTCCGCGGTGCACCCGACGAGCGCACACAGCCGCCTGCGCTGCGTCTCGGCATGCGGCTGATCGACGGGTTCAACGAGGCCGGTGGGCATCGCGTCGTCGCAGCGCGCAACGAACGTGCGTTCACCGATGCCGCCGATCTCTGCAAGCGCGCCGTCCTCAACGCGCGCGAGCGCAACGTGCTGGCCGATGCCGGCGCACTGCGCGGCCTGCTTGGCCATCGCCACAAGGCACGCTGGCTGATGGCGGGCGTCGAATCGAAGACACCGCTGCTCGATGAAACCGTGACCGCACAGGAGGGGCGCGTCGCGCTGCCATTGCCGAGCGTCGAAGAGGAGATCCGCACCGACTACGCGACGCTGGGCCTCACGCTCGGGCGTCATCCGTTGTCGCTGCTGCGCGGTGCACTGGCGAAGCGCGGGCTGCGGCGGTCGCGCGAACTGAAGGCACTACCGAACGATACGAAGGTGGCGTTCGCCGGCATCGTCACCCTGCGTCAGCGCCCCGGAACCGCGAGCGGCGTGACGTTCCTGACGCTGGAGGACGAGGACGGCCTGACCAACATCGTCGTCTGGAAGCGCATTGCCGATCGCGACCGGCGCGCGCTGCTGGGATCACGCCTGCTGCTGGTGCGCGGACACATGGAAGCCGGCGACGGTGTGCAGCACCTCATCGCCCATCGACTCGAGAATCTCGATCACCTGCTCGGCGCGCTGTCGACGAGCTCCCGCGATTTCCATTGA